The DNA sequence TATTTAACAAacgttttttttattcaaataccgattttaattaaattaaaacgaGGAAGCCCATTTCGTGTGTGTTAGAATTGGAATGGCCCATTGAAATGGCCCAATTCGTGTGTGCTACCATTGACATGCCTATTTCGTGGAAGTCATCTATAGAAGGTCCCATTTTGTGGGCGTCAGCGTTGAGATGTAGGCTATTTCTAATTCGTGGGTGATTTCCATAATTTGGTGCTGCGCATTTAAAAAAAGGTTTTGATCTATTTGtatttaaagaaataattttttttgtatttatttcaataaaaaaatcttgAATAAACGGTTTAATTTAAATCGGTTTAAATTTAAACACTTTTCTATTGTATTACTAATAAAATAAGTAAGTTAAGAAACTTTTTCTATCTATCATCAAACTCAAACACAAGTGTTAGTTATTGAGTAACAGGACATCACATGAAAATTTGTTAATAACACACAAAACAAACAAGTTTATATATACtttcaaattttaagaattgAAATCCATCAATTTAGGTGGTATCCTATTAATCAAATGAATTTACTAGTTCAACAAAATGCTAGTTTGCAATTCTAGTAAATTTGAGAGGTTTATAGAGCGAAAGTTTATTACTTCTCCATTCGACAACATGTGTTGAAGATTTAAAAGACGATCCTCTAACCACCTATATTATTACGTACTTGACAACAGTTTTTATTGTATTATATTTAGAAAGTGTCTCTATTTTGTtaatagaatataaaatttagagttaaaaaataatacataaaaaatgtaGTCTTATTGTGTATATAATCATACTTAATCAGTAAATTAATAACTCGACCAACTCAAATTAATTTGTCGCACTGCTTTAGTTGCCCTAAGAAATAAggtttctttactttttttttgaatttggttttatgcatcaaaatttgaatttttcttgaaaaaaaaattgttattcacATTCTAACAAATAGGATAATAATACTACATAAGCAGGACGTAAATTCAAGTGTAAAACTGTACAAAACGCTAAAAAATTCTTTCAGTTTGATTATAATTGAGAACACAGGAGACCTATTCATCGTCACCGTGTGAAGTTGGAGATATGAGGCAGCGGCACAATGGGCAAGAATACGGCGACTGATGGTCGGCACAGCATCGGAGCCAGCGGAGCATGCAACGATCATGAAAAACATGCGAGCAATTTATGCGAACAACTTCTACACTTGAATCTTCGTTACCATGGCCAAACTTCTCCAAGCAAATAGCGCATTCAGCGTCATCATCTTGCTCATCAATTTTGGATCTCTCTAACAGATTCACGAGTTGTGCTAGTTCAGGAACGTTTTCACAGAGATCATCATTATAGATATCAGAATCTTGA is a window from the Arachis hypogaea cultivar Tifrunner chromosome 17, arahy.Tifrunner.gnm2.J5K5, whole genome shotgun sequence genome containing:
- the LOC112762801 gene encoding uncharacterized protein; translation: MRRPEHFECGRGVSPAKTLRRSMPASPELLDQILPAIGETARRILSREGCDSNTLEIVVNLHVVTRRNIVQDSDIYNDDLCENVPELAQLVNLLERSKIDEQDDDAECAICLEKFGHGNEDSSVEVVRINCSHVFHDRCMLRWLRCCADHQSPYSCPLCRCLISPTSHGDDE